The window TGGTATGGATTTCTTAGTAAAAATGGCTGAAAAAATCCTACGTAAAAATCCGAAATACATCACTTTCCTTGCGCCAACTGTGACTTATTTTATGACTGTACTTGCGGGTACTGGTCACACAGCGTTCTCAACACTTCCAGTGATTGCTGAAGTGGCAAAAGAACAAGGTATTCGTCCTTCACGTCCACTTTCTATTGCGGTTATCGCTTCACAAATTGCGATTACAGCGTCTCCAATTTCTGCTGCAGTGGTATTCCTTTCTGCTGAATTAGAGAAAAACTTTGGTTTAAGTTACTTACAATTATTAGGTATTTGGATCCCAACTACTTACGCAGCATGTATGATTACTGCGGTGATTTGTAACTTCCTTGGTAAAGATTTGAAAAATGATGAAATTTACCAAGATCGTCTCGCGAAAGGTTTAATTACTATGCGTGGTGAAATGCAAATTGAGATCAAACCTTATGCAAAACGCTCTGTCGCAATTTTCCTTATCGCGATTTTAGTGGTCATGCTTTATGCCACTGCAATAAGTAAAACAGTTGGTTTAATTCAAAACCCAATTCTTTCTCGTGATAACGCCATTATCTCTTTCATGCTTGCGACTGCAGCCATTATCACTATGGCATGTAAAGTGGATACTGCAAAAATTACTAATGCAGCAACTTTTAAATCCGGTATGTCAGCGGTAATTTGTGTGCTTGGTGTAGCATGGTTAGGTAATACTTTTGTTGAAGGTCATATCGATCAAATCAAAGCGGTATCAGCTGAGTTCTTACAACAATACCCTTGGAGTTTAGCGGTCATCTTGTTCTTCGCAAGTACCTTACTTTACTCACAAGCTGCAACTGCAAAAGCATTATATCCAACTGCAATTTTATTAGGGGTTTCACCGGAAGCCGCGATTGCAGCATTTGCCGCAGTATCAGCATTATTCATTCTTCCTACTTACCCAACCTTAATTGCGGCAGTAGAAATGGATGACACCGGTTCAACTCGTATCGGTAAATACGTATTTAACCATCCATTCTTAGTGCCTGGTGTGATTGCAATTGCTTTATCTGTTTTATTCGGTTTCTTAATGGCGGGTGCAGTTTTATAATTTCCCATTAAGCTAACATAAATGAAAACCATCTTGTCTATGGATAAGATGGTTTTTTAATGGGGAACTTCTTCTCACTGTGATACTCTAAAGGGCAACCTATTTTTATATAAGGAAAACCAATGAAGTTATTTAAAATCCTTTTTGCTGCATTAATTGCTTATGTGCCAACAGCATGGTCTGCGGTGGATTATAATATTAAATACAGTTCCAATTATTTAATGCCGGCGTATGTGCATTTTAAAGCTGATGGTTCACAGTATTCAGTCAATGCGAAAATTAATATTCCGTTGTACAACATTGTGTTTACTTCTCGTGGTTCGCAAACTGCGAGCCAATTTAAAATGGTGAATTATCAAGATGTGCGTAATGGTAAGCCTTATGCGATTTCTAAAATTTCGCCAACAACAATTGAATACGGTAAAGTGAAAAATGGGTTAGAAACCGAACCGTTAACATTACCGACTTTTGACTTATTCACCATGGCATTTCAGTTGAGCTATTATGATAAATTGCCAACCAGTTTCCAAATTACAAACGGTAAAAAACTTTACCCAATGGAAAATGTGAATGTGAAGAAAGTGGAAAAACAGATCCAATATAACAAGCAAACTGTCACTGAAATCACTTATTCATTTAAAACAGGTAATAAGGATATTATGGTGAAGAAATTCTCAGGTGAACAATTTCCACGTTATATCAAATACACCAGAGATGGTGATGATTATGAGTTAGAGTTTGATGAGTTTGTT is drawn from Haemophilus parainfluenzae and contains these coding sequences:
- a CDS encoding anaerobic C4-dicarboxylate transporter, translated to MIWAQLLVVLLFIYLGARLGGIGIGFMGGMGVVALSLLGLKPGAIPFDVISVIMSVIMAIAAMQVAGGMDFLVKMAEKILRKNPKYITFLAPTVTYFMTVLAGTGHTAFSTLPVIAEVAKEQGIRPSRPLSIAVIASQIAITASPISAAVVFLSAELEKNFGLSYLQLLGIWIPTTYAACMITAVICNFLGKDLKNDEIYQDRLAKGLITMRGEMQIEIKPYAKRSVAIFLIAILVVMLYATAISKTVGLIQNPILSRDNAIISFMLATAAIITMACKVDTAKITNAATFKSGMSAVICVLGVAWLGNTFVEGHIDQIKAVSAEFLQQYPWSLAVILFFASTLLYSQAATAKALYPTAILLGVSPEAAIAAFAAVSALFILPTYPTLIAAVEMDDTGSTRIGKYVFNHPFLVPGVIAIALSVLFGFLMAGAVL